AACTAGCCATTTATTAAAACATTTCAAAATTGAAAATAAAAAATTAATTAGTTGTTACTCTCATAATGAAGAAAGTAGAATTTCACAATTGATTTCATTAATCAATGATGGTAAGAGCATTGCATTGGTAAGTGATGCTGGAACTCCTGGAATTAGCGATCCAGGGGTTAGATTTGTTTCTGCTGCTATAAATGAAAATATAGTTATTGTTCCTTTGCCTGGTGCTGTGGCTCTAACTTGTGCCTTAACTGCAAGTGGCTTTCCAACAGATGAGTTTGTGTTCGTTGGGTTTGTTCCTCATAAAAAAGGTAGGCAAACACTTTTTAAATATATTTCTGAAGAAAAAAGAACAATTGTTATGTACGACTCACCTCATAGGATTCTAAAAACTCTCAGTGAAATTATTGAACATACTTCCGGAGATAGACGTGGAGCTATTTGCAGGGAGATCACTAAAATTTATGAAGAATTTAACAGAGGTACTTTAAAAGATTTATTTGAAATTTATGCTAACAGAGATTCTATTAAAGGGGAATTCGTTTTGATAATTGAAGGGAAAAAATAATCCTAACTATGAAATAATTTACTCATTCATAATTAGGATTCAATCTATAATACATTTAAATTTAAAAAGCTACACCAAATGTAAATTCAGTGTTATAATCTATCCTATTTAAATCAAACTCCTTTGTGCTTAAAAGTTCACCTTTAAATTTGTCGTAACCCATATTAAACTCTGCACCTATTCTAAGTACATTAG
Above is a window of Chlorobiota bacterium DNA encoding:
- the rsmI gene encoding 16S rRNA (cytidine(1402)-2'-O)-methyltransferase, which translates into the protein MNNVDSKGKLFIVPTPIGNLEDITLRALKILSDVDIIACEDTRTTSHLLKHFKIENKKLISCYSHNEESRISQLISLINDGKSIALVSDAGTPGISDPGVRFVSAAINENIVIVPLPGAVALTCALTASGFPTDEFVFVGFVPHKKGRQTLFKYISEEKRTIVMYDSPHRILKTLSEIIEHTSGDRRGAICREITKIYEEFNRGTLKDLFEIYANRDSIKGEFVLIIEGKK